The following are encoded in a window of Lagenorhynchus albirostris chromosome 3, mLagAlb1.1, whole genome shotgun sequence genomic DNA:
- the SH2D3A gene encoding SH2 domain-containing protein 3A isoform X3, producing MQVPQDGEDFAGQPWYHGPLSRQKAEALLQQDGDFLVRASKSRGGHPVISCRWRGSVLHFEVFRVALRPRPGRPTALFQLEDERFPSLPALVRSYVTGQRTLSQATGAVASRPVTRQGPIRRSFSEDTLPDGPAWTEPLRARKRSDSQPAGLEHMGQPTEDHPGSGASTMPASALPRTGSDSVLLKVPVPLGSIADSLRASDGQLHAKAPTKPPRTSSLMLPDASGCPPTYCELVPRVPRVQGTPAGHSCPEPEAPWWEAEEEDGCFARPQAEVSFCPPDNPFCLLGSQNRPLETEVLHTLHGLFLEHHPGSTALHLLLVDCQATGLLGVTKAQRGAMGVASGLELLTLPHGHRLRLELLERLETLALAGALAVLGCAGPLEERAAALRGLVELALALRPGAAGDLPGLAAVMGALLMPQVSRLERTWRQLRRSHTEAALAFEQELKPLMRALDEGAGPCDPGEVALPHVAPAVRLLEGEELPGPLDESCERLLRTLHRARLLARDAPRFREAAARRLRGCSGGAKELGRRGPHVLRSSSASSPPCRSAWSLTIESTDRPHLHAGIPRLPWRPRKPPKLPHTAKCSGDLHPASQEGTWFARTHPVP from the exons ATGCAGGTGCCACAGGATGGAGAGGACTTTGCTGGCCAACCCTGGTACCACGGCCCACTGTCCCGCCAG AAGGCTGAGGCCCTCCTCCAGCAAGATGGTGACTTCTTAGTTCGTGCATCTAAGTCCCGTGGGGGCCACCCTGTGATCTCCTGCCGTTGGCGGGGCTCAGTCCTACACTTCGAGGTGTTCCGTGTGGCCCTGCGCCCCCGGCCAGGCCGGCCCACAGCCCTCTTTCAGCTGGAGGATGAGCGTTTCCCAAGCCTGCCTGCCCTGGTTCGCAGCTATGTGACCGGCCAGCGTACACTGTCCCAGGCCACGGGAGCTGTGGCATCCAGGCCAGTGACGCGGCAAGGACCTATTCGACGCAGCTTTAGTGAAGACACCCTCCCAGACGGCCCGGCTTGGACAGAGCCACTCAG GGCTAGGAAGCGGAGTGACAGTCAGCCCGCAGGCTTGGAGCATATGGGGCAGCCAACAGAAGACCACCCTGGTTCAG GAGCTTCCACTATGCCTGCATCTGCCCTGCCTCGGACAGGTAGTGACTCCGTGTTGCTAAAGGTGCCCGTTCCCCTGGGGTCCATTGCTGACAGCCTCAGGGCCTCTGATGGGCAGCTTCATGCCAAGGCACCAACCAAGCCACCTCGAACATCCTCACTGATGCTGCCTGATGCCTCTGGATGCCCCCCAACGTACTGTGAGCTGGTGCCCCGAGTGCCCAGGGTCCAGGGAACACCTGCTGGCCACAGCTGCCCAGAGCCAGAGGCACCATGGTGGGAGGCTGAGGAGGAGGACGGATGTTTTGCAAGACCGCAGGCAGAGGTCTCTTTCTGCCCACCTGACAACCCCTtctgcctgctgggctcccagaatCGGCCTCTGGAAACTGAAGTCCTGCAtactctccatggcctgttcctGGAGCACCATCCTGGGAGCACCGCTCTCCACCTGCTATTGGTGGATTGCCAG GCGACTGGCCTCCTGGGAGTGACCAAGGCTCAGCGGGGCGCCATGGGGGTCGCCTCTGGTCTGGAACTGCTCACACTTCCCCATGGGCATCGCTTGAGGTTGGAACTGCTGGAGAG GCTCGAGACGCTGGCACTGGCGGGGGCGCTGGCAGTGCTGGGCTGCGCAGGGCCGCTGGAGGAGCGCGCGGCCGCCCTGAGGGGCCTGGTGGAGCTGGCCCTGGCGCTGCGGCCAGGGGCGGCGGGAGACCTGCCCGGACTGGCCGCGGTCATGGGCGCCTTGCTCATGCCCCAG GTGTCGCGGTTGGAACGCACGTGGCGCCAGCTGCGAAGGAGCCACACCGAGGCTGCGCTGGCCTTCGAGCAGGAGCTGAAGCCACTGATGCGGGCGCTGGATGAGGGCGCCG GACCCTGCGACCCGGGGGAGGTGGCGTTGCCGCACGTGGCGCCCGCGGTGCGCCTGCTGGAGGGCGAGGAACTCCCCGGGCCCCTGGACGAGAGCTGCGAGCGGCTGCTGCGCACCCTGCACCGGGCGCGTCTGCTGGCCCGGGACGCGCCCAGATTCCGCGAGGCGGCGGCTCGGCGCCTGCGAG GCTGCTCTGGGGGAGCCAAGGAGCTGGGGCGCCGTGGGCCACACGTCTTGAGAAGTTCCAGCGCGTCCTCACCGCCCTGTCGCAGCGCCTGGAGCCTGACCATTGAGAGCACAGACCGCCCCCATCTTCACGCTGGGATACCAAGGCTTCCATGGAGACCAAGGAAGCCGCCCAAGCTTCCTCACACAGCCAAATGCAGTGGGGACCTGCACCCTGCCTCACAGGAGGGGACCTGGTTTGCAAGAACCCACCCTGTGCCCTAA
- the SH2D3A gene encoding SH2 domain-containing protein 3A isoform X7, with protein sequence MQVPQDGEDFAGQPWYHGPLSRQKAEALLQQDGDFLVRASKSRGGHPVISCRWRGSVLHFEVFRVALRPRPGRPTALFQLEDERFPSLPALVRSYVTGQRTLSQATGAVASRPVTRQGPIRRSFSEDTLPDGPAWTEPLRARKRSDSQPAGLEHMGQPTEDHPGSVRAYHLQSEGQKQRIQTCNVVFKNCKTTYVSEKVRFQTIGASTMPASALPRTGSDSVLLKVPVPLGSIADSLRASDGQLHAKAPTKPPRTSSLMLPDASGCPPTYCELVPRVPRVQGTPAGHSCPEPEAPWWEAEEEDGCFARPQAEVSFCPPDNPFCLLGSQNRPLETEVLHTLHGLFLEHHPGSTALHLLLVDCQATGLLGVTKAQRGAMGVASGLELLTLPHGHRLRLELLERLETLALAGALAVLGCAGPLEERAAALRGLVELALALRPGAAGDLPGLAAVMGALLMPQVRRKRGWGGGQRASDGKKWRGGGLSSLPPGVAVGTHVAPAAKEPHRGCAGLRAGAEATDAGAG encoded by the exons ATGCAGGTGCCACAGGATGGAGAGGACTTTGCTGGCCAACCCTGGTACCACGGCCCACTGTCCCGCCAG AAGGCTGAGGCCCTCCTCCAGCAAGATGGTGACTTCTTAGTTCGTGCATCTAAGTCCCGTGGGGGCCACCCTGTGATCTCCTGCCGTTGGCGGGGCTCAGTCCTACACTTCGAGGTGTTCCGTGTGGCCCTGCGCCCCCGGCCAGGCCGGCCCACAGCCCTCTTTCAGCTGGAGGATGAGCGTTTCCCAAGCCTGCCTGCCCTGGTTCGCAGCTATGTGACCGGCCAGCGTACACTGTCCCAGGCCACGGGAGCTGTGGCATCCAGGCCAGTGACGCGGCAAGGACCTATTCGACGCAGCTTTAGTGAAGACACCCTCCCAGACGGCCCGGCTTGGACAGAGCCACTCAG GGCTAGGAAGCGGAGTGACAGTCAGCCCGCAGGCTTGGAGCATATGGGGCAGCCAACAGAAGACCACCCTGGTTCAG TCAGGGCTTACCATCTTCAGTCAGAGGGGCAAAAACAAAGAATTCAAACTTGCAATGTAGTATTCAAAAATTGCAAAACTACATACGTGTCAGAGAAAGTTCGTTTTCAAACCATTG GAGCTTCCACTATGCCTGCATCTGCCCTGCCTCGGACAGGTAGTGACTCCGTGTTGCTAAAGGTGCCCGTTCCCCTGGGGTCCATTGCTGACAGCCTCAGGGCCTCTGATGGGCAGCTTCATGCCAAGGCACCAACCAAGCCACCTCGAACATCCTCACTGATGCTGCCTGATGCCTCTGGATGCCCCCCAACGTACTGTGAGCTGGTGCCCCGAGTGCCCAGGGTCCAGGGAACACCTGCTGGCCACAGCTGCCCAGAGCCAGAGGCACCATGGTGGGAGGCTGAGGAGGAGGACGGATGTTTTGCAAGACCGCAGGCAGAGGTCTCTTTCTGCCCACCTGACAACCCCTtctgcctgctgggctcccagaatCGGCCTCTGGAAACTGAAGTCCTGCAtactctccatggcctgttcctGGAGCACCATCCTGGGAGCACCGCTCTCCACCTGCTATTGGTGGATTGCCAG GCGACTGGCCTCCTGGGAGTGACCAAGGCTCAGCGGGGCGCCATGGGGGTCGCCTCTGGTCTGGAACTGCTCACACTTCCCCATGGGCATCGCTTGAGGTTGGAACTGCTGGAGAG GCTCGAGACGCTGGCACTGGCGGGGGCGCTGGCAGTGCTGGGCTGCGCAGGGCCGCTGGAGGAGCGCGCGGCCGCCCTGAGGGGCCTGGTGGAGCTGGCCCTGGCGCTGCGGCCAGGGGCGGCGGGAGACCTGCCCGGACTGGCCGCGGTCATGGGCGCCTTGCTCATGCCCCAGGTGCGTAGGAAGCGGGGATGGGGAGGAGGCCAGAGAGCAAGTGATGGGAAAAAGTGGAGAGGAGGCGGGCTCAGCTCTCTTCCTCCAGGTGTCGCGGTTGGAACGCACGTGGCGCCAGCTGCGAAGGAGCCACACCGAGGCTGCGCTGGCCTTCGAGCAGGAGCTGAAGCCACTGATGCGGGCGCTGGATGA
- the SH2D3A gene encoding SH2 domain-containing protein 3A isoform X10: MERTLLANPGTTAHCPARARKRSDSQPAGLEHMGQPTEDHPGSGASTMPASALPRTGSDSVLLKVPVPLGSIADSLRASDGQLHAKAPTKPPRTSSLMLPDASGCPPTYCELVPRVPRVQGTPAGHSCPEPEAPWWEAEEEDGCFARPQAEVSFCPPDNPFCLLGSQNRPLETEVLHTLHGLFLEHHPGSTALHLLLVDCQATGLLGVTKAQRGAMGVASGLELLTLPHGHRLRLELLERLETLALAGALAVLGCAGPLEERAAALRGLVELALALRPGAAGDLPGLAAVMGALLMPQVSRLERTWRQLRRSHTEAALAFEQELKPLMRALDEGAGPCDPGEVALPHVAPAVRLLEGEELPGPLDESCERLLRTLHRARLLARDAPRFREAAARRLRGFRPHPELREALTTGFLRRLLWGSQGAGAPWATRLEKFQRVLTALSQRLEPDH; encoded by the exons ATGGAGAGGACTTTGCTGGCCAACCCTGGTACCACGGCCCACTGTCCCGCCAG GGCTAGGAAGCGGAGTGACAGTCAGCCCGCAGGCTTGGAGCATATGGGGCAGCCAACAGAAGACCACCCTGGTTCAG GAGCTTCCACTATGCCTGCATCTGCCCTGCCTCGGACAGGTAGTGACTCCGTGTTGCTAAAGGTGCCCGTTCCCCTGGGGTCCATTGCTGACAGCCTCAGGGCCTCTGATGGGCAGCTTCATGCCAAGGCACCAACCAAGCCACCTCGAACATCCTCACTGATGCTGCCTGATGCCTCTGGATGCCCCCCAACGTACTGTGAGCTGGTGCCCCGAGTGCCCAGGGTCCAGGGAACACCTGCTGGCCACAGCTGCCCAGAGCCAGAGGCACCATGGTGGGAGGCTGAGGAGGAGGACGGATGTTTTGCAAGACCGCAGGCAGAGGTCTCTTTCTGCCCACCTGACAACCCCTtctgcctgctgggctcccagaatCGGCCTCTGGAAACTGAAGTCCTGCAtactctccatggcctgttcctGGAGCACCATCCTGGGAGCACCGCTCTCCACCTGCTATTGGTGGATTGCCAG GCGACTGGCCTCCTGGGAGTGACCAAGGCTCAGCGGGGCGCCATGGGGGTCGCCTCTGGTCTGGAACTGCTCACACTTCCCCATGGGCATCGCTTGAGGTTGGAACTGCTGGAGAG GCTCGAGACGCTGGCACTGGCGGGGGCGCTGGCAGTGCTGGGCTGCGCAGGGCCGCTGGAGGAGCGCGCGGCCGCCCTGAGGGGCCTGGTGGAGCTGGCCCTGGCGCTGCGGCCAGGGGCGGCGGGAGACCTGCCCGGACTGGCCGCGGTCATGGGCGCCTTGCTCATGCCCCAG GTGTCGCGGTTGGAACGCACGTGGCGCCAGCTGCGAAGGAGCCACACCGAGGCTGCGCTGGCCTTCGAGCAGGAGCTGAAGCCACTGATGCGGGCGCTGGATGAGGGCGCCG GACCCTGCGACCCGGGGGAGGTGGCGTTGCCGCACGTGGCGCCCGCGGTGCGCCTGCTGGAGGGCGAGGAACTCCCCGGGCCCCTGGACGAGAGCTGCGAGCGGCTGCTGCGCACCCTGCACCGGGCGCGTCTGCTGGCCCGGGACGCGCCCAGATTCCGCGAGGCGGCGGCTCGGCGCCTGCGAG gaTTCCGGCCCCACCCGGAGCTGAGAGAGGCCCTGACCACTGGTTTCTTGAGGAGGCTGCTCTGGGGGAGCCAAGGAGCTGGGGCGCCGTGGGCCACACGTCTTGAGAAGTTCCAGCGCGTCCTCACCGCCCTGTCGCAGCGCCTGGAGCCTGACCATTGA
- the SH2D3A gene encoding SH2 domain-containing protein 3A isoform X9, whose amino-acid sequence MGQPTEDHPGSVRAYHLQSEGQKQRIQTCNVVFKNCKTTYVSEKVRFQTIGASTMPASALPRTGSDSVLLKVPVPLGSIADSLRASDGQLHAKAPTKPPRTSSLMLPDASGCPPTYCELVPRVPRVQGTPAGHSCPEPEAPWWEAEEEDGCFARPQAEVSFCPPDNPFCLLGSQNRPLETEVLHTLHGLFLEHHPGSTALHLLLVDCQATGLLGVTKAQRGAMGVASGLELLTLPHGHRLRLELLERLETLALAGALAVLGCAGPLEERAAALRGLVELALALRPGAAGDLPGLAAVMGALLMPQVSRLERTWRQLRRSHTEAALAFEQELKPLMRALDEGAGPCDPGEVALPHVAPAVRLLEGEELPGPLDESCERLLRTLHRARLLARDAPRFREAAARRLRGCSGGAKELGRRGPHVLRSSSASSPPCRSAWSLTIESTDRPHLHAGIPRLPWRPRKPPKLPHTAKCSGDLHPASQEGTWFARTHPVP is encoded by the exons ATGGGGCAGCCAACAGAAGACCACCCTGGTTCAG TCAGGGCTTACCATCTTCAGTCAGAGGGGCAAAAACAAAGAATTCAAACTTGCAATGTAGTATTCAAAAATTGCAAAACTACATACGTGTCAGAGAAAGTTCGTTTTCAAACCATTG GAGCTTCCACTATGCCTGCATCTGCCCTGCCTCGGACAGGTAGTGACTCCGTGTTGCTAAAGGTGCCCGTTCCCCTGGGGTCCATTGCTGACAGCCTCAGGGCCTCTGATGGGCAGCTTCATGCCAAGGCACCAACCAAGCCACCTCGAACATCCTCACTGATGCTGCCTGATGCCTCTGGATGCCCCCCAACGTACTGTGAGCTGGTGCCCCGAGTGCCCAGGGTCCAGGGAACACCTGCTGGCCACAGCTGCCCAGAGCCAGAGGCACCATGGTGGGAGGCTGAGGAGGAGGACGGATGTTTTGCAAGACCGCAGGCAGAGGTCTCTTTCTGCCCACCTGACAACCCCTtctgcctgctgggctcccagaatCGGCCTCTGGAAACTGAAGTCCTGCAtactctccatggcctgttcctGGAGCACCATCCTGGGAGCACCGCTCTCCACCTGCTATTGGTGGATTGCCAG GCGACTGGCCTCCTGGGAGTGACCAAGGCTCAGCGGGGCGCCATGGGGGTCGCCTCTGGTCTGGAACTGCTCACACTTCCCCATGGGCATCGCTTGAGGTTGGAACTGCTGGAGAG GCTCGAGACGCTGGCACTGGCGGGGGCGCTGGCAGTGCTGGGCTGCGCAGGGCCGCTGGAGGAGCGCGCGGCCGCCCTGAGGGGCCTGGTGGAGCTGGCCCTGGCGCTGCGGCCAGGGGCGGCGGGAGACCTGCCCGGACTGGCCGCGGTCATGGGCGCCTTGCTCATGCCCCAG GTGTCGCGGTTGGAACGCACGTGGCGCCAGCTGCGAAGGAGCCACACCGAGGCTGCGCTGGCCTTCGAGCAGGAGCTGAAGCCACTGATGCGGGCGCTGGATGAGGGCGCCG GACCCTGCGACCCGGGGGAGGTGGCGTTGCCGCACGTGGCGCCCGCGGTGCGCCTGCTGGAGGGCGAGGAACTCCCCGGGCCCCTGGACGAGAGCTGCGAGCGGCTGCTGCGCACCCTGCACCGGGCGCGTCTGCTGGCCCGGGACGCGCCCAGATTCCGCGAGGCGGCGGCTCGGCGCCTGCGAG GCTGCTCTGGGGGAGCCAAGGAGCTGGGGCGCCGTGGGCCACACGTCTTGAGAAGTTCCAGCGCGTCCTCACCGCCCTGTCGCAGCGCCTGGAGCCTGACCATTGAGAGCACAGACCGCCCCCATCTTCACGCTGGGATACCAAGGCTTCCATGGAGACCAAGGAAGCCGCCCAAGCTTCCTCACACAGCCAAATGCAGTGGGGACCTGCACCCTGCCTCACAGGAGGGGACCTGGTTTGCAAGAACCCACCCTGTGCCCTAA